The following are encoded together in the Streptomyces flavofungini genome:
- a CDS encoding aminopeptidase P family protein, protein MNEPASTGIRTVSHDLPESPEFASFMARDWAPTPLPDGIRLPAADLTPARRARLSARFPGERLLVPAGELRVRSNDCDHRFRPHSAYAWLTGLTGEDQAGHVLVLEPDGTRGHEAVLHLRPRSPRTDNGFYRDRRYGEFWVGRRADLAEAERMTGIRCVPLAELPPGRNAADDSELATVLSELRLVKDPWEVGQLQLAVDHTTTGFEDVVRALPRALAQPRGERWIEGVFGLRARAEGNGTGYETIAASGAHACVLHWIRNDGPLDPRELLLLDAGVETDSLYTADITRTLPLSGRFSPVQRQVYELVLAAQDAGIAALRPGAAFRDFHRAAMRVIAEGLAEWGVLKNAEGEFHRRYTLCSSGHMLGIDLHDCAQARAEAYLDGVLEEGQVLTVEPGLYLQPDDETLPRELRGIGVRIEDDLVVTADGARLMSGALPRTPDGVEEWMGALMEG, encoded by the coding sequence GTGAACGAGCCCGCGTCGACCGGCATCCGCACGGTCAGCCACGACCTCCCCGAATCCCCCGAGTTCGCGTCCTTCATGGCCCGCGACTGGGCGCCGACCCCGCTCCCCGACGGCATCCGGCTGCCCGCCGCCGACCTCACCCCGGCCCGCCGCGCCCGCCTCTCGGCCCGCTTCCCCGGCGAGCGGCTGCTCGTGCCCGCCGGGGAGCTGAGGGTCCGCTCCAACGACTGCGACCACCGCTTCCGCCCGCACAGCGCCTACGCCTGGCTGACCGGACTCACCGGCGAGGACCAGGCCGGCCACGTGCTGGTCCTCGAACCCGACGGGACGCGCGGCCACGAGGCGGTGCTGCACCTGCGCCCCCGGTCCCCGCGCACCGACAACGGCTTCTACCGGGACCGCCGCTACGGCGAGTTCTGGGTGGGCCGACGCGCCGACCTCGCCGAGGCCGAGCGGATGACCGGCATCCGCTGCGTGCCCCTCGCCGAGCTGCCGCCGGGCAGGAACGCGGCCGACGACAGCGAACTCGCCACCGTGCTGAGCGAGTTGCGCCTGGTCAAGGATCCCTGGGAAGTGGGCCAGCTCCAACTCGCCGTCGACCACACCACGACCGGCTTCGAGGACGTCGTGCGCGCCCTGCCGCGCGCCCTCGCCCAGCCGCGCGGCGAGCGCTGGATCGAGGGGGTCTTCGGCCTGCGCGCCCGCGCCGAGGGCAACGGCACCGGCTACGAGACCATCGCCGCCTCCGGCGCCCACGCCTGCGTCCTGCACTGGATACGCAACGACGGCCCCCTGGACCCGCGGGAACTGCTGCTGCTCGACGCGGGCGTGGAGACCGACTCCCTCTACACCGCCGACATCACGCGCACCCTGCCGCTCTCCGGGCGCTTCTCCCCGGTCCAGCGGCAGGTCTACGAACTCGTCCTCGCCGCACAGGACGCGGGCATCGCCGCGCTGCGGCCCGGCGCCGCCTTCCGCGACTTCCACCGGGCCGCCATGCGCGTCATCGCCGAAGGGCTCGCGGAGTGGGGGGTGCTCAAGAACGCCGAGGGCGAGTTCCACCGGCGCTACACCCTGTGCAGCAGCGGGCACATGCTCGGCATCGACCTGCACGACTGCGCCCAGGCCAGGGCCGAGGCGTATCTCGACGGGGTCCTGGAGGAGGGGCAGGTGCTCACCGTCGAGCCCGGCCTCTACCTCCAGCCGGACGACGAGACCCTGCCGCGCGAGCTGCGCGGCATCGGCGTGCGCATCGAGGACGACCTCGTCGTCACGGCGGACGGGGCCCGCCTGATGTCCGGCGCGCTGCCGAGGACGCCGGACGGGGTGGAGGAGTGGATGGGGGCCCTGATGGAGGGGTGA
- a CDS encoding NAD(P)/FAD-dependent oxidoreductase, whose translation MLTRNSSDVIVVGAGVVGAACAHYAAQAGLTVTVVDRGPVAGGTTGSGEGNLLVSDKEPGPELELALLSTELWRELTELLPPQIEYETKGGLVVASGEDGMRALRDFAAGQEKAGVRAEEVAADRLHDLEPHLAPGLAGGFLYPQDAQVMPALAAAHLLKAGGDRVRLRLGEEVTGLLTGGHGELRGVATATGELYAPYVVNAAGTWGGEVAALAGVDLPVLPRRGFVLVTEPLPRVVRRKVYAADYVADVASGSAALQTSAVVEGTAAGPVLIGASRERVGFDRTLSTEVLRRLAAQATALFPVLAGVRAMRTYAGFRPYLPDHLPAIGPDARVPGLLHACGHEGAGIGLAPATGLIVARCLTGGRPPLDTGPFDPGRFLPAA comes from the coding sequence GTGCTCACGAGAAACTCCTCGGACGTCATCGTCGTCGGCGCGGGCGTCGTCGGCGCGGCCTGCGCCCACTACGCCGCGCAGGCCGGTCTCACCGTCACCGTGGTCGACCGCGGCCCGGTCGCGGGCGGCACCACCGGCTCCGGCGAGGGCAACCTCCTCGTCTCCGACAAGGAGCCGGGCCCCGAGCTCGAACTGGCCCTGCTCTCCACCGAGCTGTGGCGGGAGCTGACCGAACTGCTCCCGCCGCAGATCGAGTACGAGACCAAGGGCGGCCTGGTCGTCGCGTCCGGCGAGGACGGGATGCGCGCCCTGCGCGACTTCGCGGCCGGGCAGGAGAAGGCCGGTGTGCGGGCGGAGGAGGTCGCGGCCGACCGGCTCCACGACCTGGAGCCGCACCTGGCCCCCGGCCTCGCGGGCGGCTTCCTCTACCCCCAGGACGCCCAGGTCATGCCCGCCCTGGCCGCCGCCCATCTGCTGAAGGCGGGCGGCGACCGCGTGCGCCTGAGGCTCGGCGAGGAGGTCACGGGACTGCTCACCGGCGGCCACGGCGAGCTGCGCGGGGTCGCGACGGCGACCGGTGAGCTGTACGCCCCGTACGTGGTGAACGCCGCGGGCACCTGGGGCGGCGAGGTCGCCGCGCTCGCGGGCGTGGACCTGCCCGTCCTGCCGCGCCGGGGCTTCGTGCTCGTCACCGAACCGCTGCCGCGCGTGGTGCGGCGCAAGGTGTACGCGGCCGACTACGTCGCCGACGTCGCCAGCGGCTCAGCCGCCCTGCAGACCTCGGCGGTGGTCGAGGGCACCGCGGCCGGCCCGGTCCTGATCGGCGCGAGCCGGGAGCGCGTCGGCTTCGACCGCACCCTGTCCACGGAGGTCCTGCGGCGCCTCGCGGCCCAGGCGACCGCCCTGTTCCCGGTCCTCGCCGGGGTACGGGCGATGCGCACGTACGCCGGGTTCCGGCCCTACCTCCCCGACCACCTGCCCGCGATCGGACCCGACGCGCGCGTCCCCGGCCTGCTGCACGCCTGCGGGCACGAGGGCGCGGGCATCGGGCTCGCCCCGGCCACCGGCCTGATCGTGGCACGCTGCCTGACCGGCGGCCGACCGCCTCTGGACACCGGCCCGTTCGACCCCGGCCGCTTCCTGCCCGCGGCCTGA
- a CDS encoding (2Fe-2S)-binding protein, protein MARARTPADLVGAQAGPPFEITFDGRPVPALPGQSVAAALWAADILAWRTTRVGGRPRGAFCGIGQCYDCLATVNGSPNRRACLVPARPGDAITTQEGHGHEPLGV, encoded by the coding sequence GTGGCCCGTGCCCGAACCCCCGCCGACCTGGTCGGCGCGCAGGCGGGACCGCCGTTCGAGATCACCTTCGACGGCCGCCCCGTCCCCGCCCTGCCCGGGCAGTCCGTCGCCGCCGCGCTGTGGGCCGCGGACATCCTCGCCTGGCGCACCACCCGCGTGGGCGGCCGGCCGCGCGGCGCCTTCTGCGGCATCGGACAGTGCTACGACTGCCTCGCCACCGTCAACGGCTCGCCCAACCGTCGGGCCTGTCTGGTGCCCGCCCGTCCCGGCGACGCGATCACGACCCAGGAAGGACACGGCCATGAGCCCCTCGGCGTCTGA
- a CDS encoding NAD(P)/FAD-dependent oxidoreductase — protein MSPSASEPAPRSADCAEPSGLYDLAVIGAGSAGLAGAVTAAELGLSVALLDSSSGTGGQFYRHPVPATGALRPEALHHDWAAYAGLRRRLEASAVTHLGGHHVWTVAREGGAEDGRLGGTRGGPDVSRDGRQDRSGGGERPWTVHAVTGADGCAERPVRVRARAVLLATGAYERQLPFPGWTLPGVVGAGGAQAMLKSGLVLPGKRVVVAGSGPLLLAVASSLAAAGARVPAVVEASGYLGYARHPRVLAANPHKLAEAVLHGSALLRHRVRLRTRSAVTEVHGRDRVEAVTVTRLDRDWRPLPGTARRIACDALAVGHGLVPQIELATTLGCATRATPDRATALVLDEQQRTSVPDLWAAGETGGIGGAQLARVEGEVAGLAIASRLGGRPARPARVRELQRRRDRMRAFADAMAAAHAPGSAWSRWLTDDTDVCRCEEVTAGSIRTAVADLGARDARTVKLFTRAGMGWCQGRMCGAGVACLAAGAGPVAAPAERRPLAVPVPLGALASLDEPSGEPSGGPGGGSSARPAEGPPMTHG, from the coding sequence ATGAGCCCCTCGGCGTCTGAACCGGCCCCGCGATCCGCCGACTGCGCCGAGCCGTCCGGGCTGTACGACCTCGCGGTGATCGGCGCGGGTTCCGCCGGTCTCGCCGGGGCCGTGACCGCCGCCGAACTCGGCCTCTCCGTCGCCCTGTTGGACAGCTCTTCCGGTACCGGCGGCCAGTTCTACCGGCACCCGGTGCCGGCCACCGGCGCCCTGCGCCCCGAAGCCCTGCACCACGACTGGGCCGCCTACGCCGGGCTCCGCCGACGCCTGGAGGCGAGCGCGGTGACCCACCTCGGCGGACACCACGTGTGGACAGTCGCGCGGGAGGGCGGCGCCGAGGACGGGCGGCTGGGCGGCACTCGGGGTGGACCGGACGTCTCCCGCGACGGTCGGCAGGACCGTTCCGGGGGCGGCGAGAGGCCCTGGACCGTGCACGCCGTCACCGGCGCCGACGGCTGCGCGGAGCGCCCGGTGCGGGTGCGGGCCCGGGCGGTGCTTCTCGCGACCGGCGCGTACGAGCGGCAACTGCCTTTCCCCGGCTGGACGCTGCCGGGTGTCGTCGGCGCGGGGGGAGCGCAGGCCATGCTCAAGTCCGGCCTCGTGCTGCCCGGCAAGCGGGTCGTCGTGGCCGGGAGCGGGCCGCTGCTGCTCGCGGTCGCGTCCTCGCTGGCCGCCGCCGGAGCCCGGGTGCCCGCCGTGGTCGAGGCGTCCGGCTACCTGGGGTACGCCCGGCACCCGCGGGTGCTCGCGGCCAACCCGCACAAGCTCGCCGAGGCGGTGCTGCACGGCAGTGCCCTGCTGCGGCACCGGGTGCGCCTGCGTACCCGCAGTGCCGTCACCGAAGTGCACGGCCGCGACCGGGTCGAGGCCGTCACGGTCACCCGGCTCGACCGTGACTGGCGGCCGCTGCCGGGGACGGCACGCCGGATCGCCTGCGACGCGCTCGCCGTCGGCCACGGGCTCGTACCGCAGATCGAACTGGCCACGACGCTCGGCTGCGCGACCCGTGCCACCCCCGACCGCGCCACGGCCCTCGTCCTGGACGAGCAGCAGCGGACCTCGGTGCCCGACCTGTGGGCCGCGGGGGAGACCGGCGGCATCGGGGGCGCGCAGCTCGCCCGTGTGGAGGGCGAGGTGGCGGGCCTCGCGATCGCATCCCGGCTGGGCGGTCGACCCGCGCGCCCCGCACGCGTCCGGGAACTCCAGCGGCGCCGCGACCGCATGCGCGCCTTCGCCGACGCCATGGCCGCCGCGCACGCCCCCGGCTCTGCCTGGTCGCGCTGGCTGACCGACGACACGGACGTGTGCCGCTGCGAGGAGGTGACGGCGGGCAGCATCCGGACGGCGGTCGCCGACCTCGGCGCCCGCGACGCGCGCACCGTCAAGCTGTTCACCCGCGCGGGCATGGGCTGGTGCCAGGGGCGGATGTGCGGGGCGGGCGTGGCCTGCCTGGCGGCGGGCGCCGGGCCGGTGGCGGCGCCCGCGGAGCGGCGCCCGCTCGCCGTGCCGGTACCGCTGGGCGCGCTGGCCTCGCTCGACGAGCCCTCCGGCGAGCCCTCCGGCGGACCCGGCGGCGGGTCGTCCGCTCGACCCGCCGAGGGGCCGCCGATGACTCACGGGTGA
- a CDS encoding dihydrodipicolinate synthase family protein, protein MTDTAWNTTRPWRGIMVATALPLRDDLTVDHDAYAEHVRWLIDNGCDGVVPNGSLGEYQTLTDEERARVVHTAVEAAGDAARVMPGVAAYGSAAARRWAEQAAEAGCGSVLLLPPNAYRADHDAVRAHYAEVARAGVPVVAYNNPIDTKVDLTPALLAELHRDGAIVAVKEFTGDVRRAYEIAELAPELDLLIGADDVLLELAVAGAVGWIAGYPNALPASCAELFHAAVAGDLATALPLYRSLHSLLRWDSKTEFVQAIKLSMDIVGRPGGPVRPPRSPLAGEAANRVREATEKAVAHGHR, encoded by the coding sequence ATGACCGACACCGCCTGGAACACCACCCGCCCCTGGCGCGGCATCATGGTCGCCACCGCCCTGCCGCTCCGGGACGACCTGACCGTCGACCACGACGCGTACGCCGAGCACGTCCGGTGGCTCATCGACAACGGCTGCGACGGCGTCGTCCCCAACGGCTCGCTCGGCGAGTACCAGACCCTCACCGACGAGGAGCGCGCCCGCGTGGTGCACACCGCCGTCGAGGCGGCGGGCGACGCCGCCCGCGTCATGCCCGGCGTCGCCGCGTACGGCAGCGCGGCGGCCCGGCGCTGGGCCGAGCAGGCCGCCGAGGCCGGCTGCGGCTCGGTCCTGCTGCTTCCCCCCAACGCCTACCGCGCCGACCACGACGCCGTGCGCGCCCACTACGCCGAGGTCGCCAGGGCCGGGGTGCCCGTCGTGGCGTACAACAACCCGATCGACACCAAGGTCGACCTCACCCCGGCACTGCTCGCCGAACTGCACCGGGACGGGGCGATCGTCGCCGTCAAGGAGTTCACCGGCGATGTGCGCCGGGCCTACGAGATCGCCGAACTCGCCCCGGAGCTCGACCTGTTGATCGGCGCGGACGACGTGCTGCTCGAACTGGCCGTCGCCGGGGCGGTCGGCTGGATCGCGGGCTATCCCAACGCCCTGCCCGCCTCCTGCGCCGAGCTCTTCCACGCCGCCGTCGCCGGTGACCTGGCCACGGCCCTGCCGCTCTACCGCTCCCTGCACTCCCTGCTGCGTTGGGACTCCAAGACCGAGTTCGTGCAGGCCATCAAGTTGTCTATGGACATCGTCGGCCGACCCGGCGGCCCGGTCAGGCCGCCGCGCTCCCCGCTCGCCGGGGAGGCCGCGAACCGCGTGCGGGAGGCCACCGAGAAGGCCGTCGCGCACGGCCACCGCTGA
- a CDS encoding proline racemase family protein: MRTRHVFHAVDSHTEGMPTRVITGGVGVIPGTTMAERRLHFIEHMDHLRTLLMYEPRGHAAMSGAILQPPTRPDADHGVLFIEVSGLLPMCGHGTLGVATVLVETGLVPVTEPVTTVRLDTPAGLVPVDVRVEDGVARSATFTNVPAFCVGLERKAEVPGFGTVTYDLAFGGNFYAFVELDALGLPFDRARKNDLLAAGLGLMDAINAAPDRPVHPERPDIAGVKHVYLAAPGSDAHHSRHAMAIHPGWFDRSPCGTGTCARMAQLHARGELPLDRDFVNESFIGTKFTGRLVAEAEVGGVPAVVPTITGRAWVTGTAQYFLDPDDPFPGGFLL, encoded by the coding sequence GTGCGTACGCGTCACGTCTTCCACGCCGTCGACTCGCACACCGAGGGCATGCCCACGCGCGTGATCACCGGCGGCGTCGGGGTCATCCCCGGCACCACCATGGCCGAGCGCAGGCTGCACTTCATCGAGCACATGGACCACCTCCGCACGCTCCTGATGTACGAGCCGCGCGGCCACGCCGCGATGAGCGGAGCGATCCTCCAGCCGCCCACGCGCCCCGACGCCGACCACGGGGTGCTGTTCATCGAGGTCTCCGGCCTCCTGCCGATGTGCGGCCACGGCACCCTCGGCGTCGCGACCGTCCTGGTCGAGACCGGCCTGGTCCCCGTCACCGAACCCGTCACCACGGTGCGCCTCGACACCCCGGCCGGGCTCGTGCCGGTCGACGTGCGCGTGGAGGACGGCGTCGCCAGGTCCGCCACGTTCACCAACGTGCCCGCGTTCTGCGTCGGGCTGGAGCGCAAGGCGGAGGTGCCCGGCTTCGGCACGGTCACCTACGACCTCGCCTTCGGCGGCAACTTCTACGCCTTCGTCGAACTCGACGCGCTGGGCCTGCCCTTCGACCGCGCCCGCAAGAACGACCTGCTCGCTGCCGGGCTCGGCCTCATGGACGCCATCAACGCCGCACCGGACCGCCCCGTCCATCCGGAGCGGCCCGACATCGCCGGGGTCAAGCACGTCTACCTCGCCGCGCCCGGCTCCGACGCCCACCACTCGCGGCACGCCATGGCCATCCACCCGGGCTGGTTCGACCGCTCACCGTGCGGCACCGGCACCTGTGCCCGCATGGCCCAGCTGCACGCCCGCGGCGAGCTGCCCCTCGACCGTGACTTCGTCAACGAATCCTTCATCGGTACGAAGTTCACGGGCCGGCTCGTCGCCGAGGCCGAGGTCGGCGGGGTGCCCGCCGTCGTACCGACCATCACCGGGCGCGCCTGGGTCACCGGCACCGCCCAGTACTTCCTCGACCCGGACGACCCCTTCCCCGGAGGATTCCTTCTGTGA
- a CDS encoding aldehyde dehydrogenase family protein, which produces MTAAVSPLSTAFSSVNPADPDDVVLRVSAPGAFAAVDTVERARAAQAGWLLAGAAARSAALGAVAAAVESAAAELAALAVREVGKPLAEARAEIARTAAIWRYYAQAPYDPVGAVHETAAGAGLLLSRRRPHGVAGLITPWNFPFAIPSWKSAPALAVGNAVVLKPAPQATACAQRLTEIVQQALPVGAFTLLPGDATEGNALVSACDVVSFTGSTAVGQAVVRTATARGIPVQAEMGGLNAAIVLPDADIERAAAHIAAAIAGYAGQKCTATSRVIAVGAAAGPLREALGEALRTVPVGDPADPATVCGPLVDARARDRVGDAVRGLSVLARGAVPEGPGWYAAPTLVEDVPPGHRLLNEEVFGPVAALLPAEDLDHAVRISNSVPHGLVTSLHTADLDAAIGGLDRLDTGMIRVNAPSTGVDFHLPFGGTKASSLGAREQGRAALEFYATTRTYTLAPAMTA; this is translated from the coding sequence GTGACCGCCGCTGTGTCCCCGCTGTCCACCGCGTTCAGTTCAGTCAACCCGGCCGATCCCGACGACGTGGTCCTGCGCGTCAGCGCCCCGGGCGCCTTCGCCGCCGTGGACACCGTCGAGCGGGCCCGCGCGGCCCAGGCGGGCTGGCTGCTCGCCGGTGCGGCCGCCCGCTCGGCCGCACTCGGAGCGGTCGCCGCCGCCGTCGAGAGCGCGGCGGCGGAGCTCGCCGCGCTCGCCGTGCGCGAGGTCGGCAAGCCGCTCGCCGAGGCCCGGGCCGAGATCGCGCGCACCGCCGCGATCTGGCGGTACTACGCGCAGGCCCCCTACGACCCCGTCGGCGCCGTCCACGAGACCGCCGCCGGAGCGGGGCTGTTGCTGAGCCGCCGTCGGCCGCACGGCGTCGCCGGACTCATCACCCCGTGGAACTTCCCCTTCGCCATCCCGAGCTGGAAGTCGGCCCCGGCACTCGCCGTCGGCAACGCGGTCGTCCTCAAGCCCGCCCCGCAGGCCACGGCCTGCGCCCAGCGCCTCACAGAGATCGTCCAACAGGCCCTGCCCGTCGGGGCGTTCACTCTCCTTCCGGGCGACGCCACCGAGGGCAACGCGCTCGTCTCCGCCTGCGACGTGGTCTCCTTCACCGGCTCCACCGCCGTCGGCCAGGCGGTCGTGCGCACCGCCACGGCCCGCGGCATCCCCGTCCAGGCCGAGATGGGCGGCCTGAACGCGGCGATCGTCCTGCCGGACGCCGACATCGAGCGGGCGGCCGCGCACATCGCCGCCGCCATCGCCGGATACGCCGGCCAGAAGTGCACCGCCACCAGCCGTGTGATCGCCGTCGGCGCGGCCGCCGGCCCGCTGCGCGAGGCACTCGGCGAGGCGTTGCGGACCGTCCCGGTCGGTGATCCGGCCGACCCGGCCACGGTGTGCGGACCGCTCGTCGACGCGCGCGCCCGCGACCGGGTCGGCGACGCCGTGCGGGGCCTGAGCGTGCTCGCGCGCGGCGCCGTGCCGGAGGGGCCCGGCTGGTACGCGGCACCGACCCTGGTGGAGGACGTTCCCCCCGGCCATCGGCTCCTGAACGAGGAGGTCTTCGGGCCGGTCGCAGCCCTGCTGCCCGCCGAGGACCTGGACCACGCGGTCCGGATCAGCAACTCCGTCCCGCACGGTCTGGTCACCTCGCTGCACACCGCCGACCTGGACGCGGCCATCGGCGGACTCGACCGCCTCGACACCGGCATGATCCGGGTCAACGCACCGTCCACCGGCGTCGACTTCCACCTGCCGTTCGGCGGCACGAAGGCTTCCAGCCTGGGGGCGCGTGAGCAGGGCCGGGCGGCCCTGGAGTTCTATGCGACGACCCGGACCTACACCCTGGCGCCCGCGATGACGGCGTGA
- a CDS encoding alpha/beta fold hydrolase: MNPARTAVDHFFTVPLDHSAPGGATLQVFAREVVDPGRAGERLPWLLYLQGGPGGKSPRPSAGSPGWLDEALKTHRVLLLDQRGTGRSTPVTARAAARCADPARLAAYLGHFRADAIVADAELIRRRLCGDEPWETLGQSYGGFLTLTYLSRAPEGLKACYVTGGLPGLTATADDVYARTYPRVRDRVRDFYARYPQDATRLRRIADLLAATDVRLPDGDRLTVRRLRTLGLVLGMGDGFERIHWLLDEALDAEGELTDTFLHQVMAVTGFTDNPLFAVLQETLYGQGAGPTGWAAARALTGFAEFAEKADPLLLTGEMIYPWMFRDIAGLRPFADAADLLAARTDWPPLYDLDRLAANQVPLAAIVYHDDMYVDAGLSLATACQVGAARVWVTNEWEHDGVTASGGRVLERLKAMAAGRA; the protein is encoded by the coding sequence ATGAACCCTGCCCGCACAGCCGTCGATCACTTCTTCACCGTCCCCCTGGACCACTCCGCCCCCGGCGGGGCGACCCTCCAGGTCTTCGCACGCGAGGTCGTCGACCCGGGTCGTGCCGGAGAGCGACTGCCCTGGCTGCTCTATCTCCAGGGCGGTCCTGGCGGCAAGTCGCCGCGTCCGTCGGCCGGTTCGCCGGGCTGGCTGGACGAGGCGCTCAAGACACACCGGGTGCTGCTGCTCGACCAGCGCGGCACCGGCCGCTCCACCCCCGTCACCGCGCGGGCCGCCGCCCGCTGCGCGGACCCGGCCAGGCTCGCCGCGTACCTCGGCCACTTCCGCGCCGACGCGATCGTCGCCGACGCCGAGCTGATCCGCCGTCGACTCTGCGGCGACGAACCCTGGGAGACCCTGGGGCAGAGCTACGGAGGCTTCCTCACCCTCACCTATCTGTCCCGGGCCCCCGAAGGCCTGAAAGCCTGCTACGTCACCGGAGGTCTTCCCGGGCTCACCGCCACCGCCGACGACGTCTACGCCCGCACCTACCCGCGCGTGCGCGACCGCGTACGCGACTTCTACGCCCGCTATCCGCAGGACGCCACCCGGCTGCGCCGCATCGCGGACCTCCTCGCCGCCACCGACGTCCGCCTGCCCGACGGCGATCGCCTCACCGTGCGCCGACTGCGCACGCTCGGCCTCGTCCTCGGCATGGGGGACGGGTTCGAGCGGATCCACTGGCTGCTCGACGAAGCACTCGACGCCGAAGGGGAGTTGACCGACACCTTCCTGCACCAGGTGATGGCCGTCACCGGCTTCACCGACAACCCGCTGTTCGCCGTCCTGCAGGAGACGCTGTACGGGCAGGGCGCGGGCCCCACCGGCTGGGCCGCTGCCCGCGCCCTCACGGGCTTCGCCGAGTTCGCCGAGAAGGCCGACCCGCTCCTGCTCACCGGCGAGATGATCTATCCCTGGATGTTCCGCGACATCGCGGGCCTGCGGCCCTTCGCGGACGCCGCCGACCTCCTCGCCGCCCGCACCGACTGGCCCCCGCTGTACGACCTCGACCGGCTCGCGGCCAACCAGGTCCCGCTCGCCGCGATCGTCTACCACGACGACATGTACGTGGACGCCGGGCTGTCCCTGGCCACCGCGTGCCAGGTCGGCGCCGCCCGCGTCTGGGTCACCAACGAATGGGAGCACGACGGCGTCACCGCGTCCGGCGGCCGCGTCCTCGAACGCCTGAAGGCGATGGCCGCGGGCCGCGCCTAG
- a CDS encoding M6 family metalloprotease domain-containing protein, with product MPAQPLRLRPLTAAFALVAALTAPAAAEAATQSPSAAAPASDCALPGRTGWTDEGHDTDPRQFQRATGTRKVLTLFVDFPDAPATESTRPYAEHLAPAARWLRQASHGHVRLDVTSLHRWNRMPADSASYGFERGLTFEAHETYVRDAVTAADPHVDFSRYDMVHIVPTRAAAAITFSPTYLFDPGTPGVRADGRRVKWGVTFGQDLWRWGHRVAAHETGHTFGLPDLYAFAGDTHRHTGGWDVMGDIAGRAPQFLGWHAWKLGWIRDGQVACLPGQGRRTVRLTAVERGGGTQIAVLRTGGTTAYVAESRRAEGHDRTACSTGVLIYRIDSATPTGEGPVRVMNAAPSTTPPPGCAPLDMAAHAPGQTFTDPGTGAKITVIRRGGSGDTIRLSRP from the coding sequence ATGCCCGCCCAGCCCCTCCGCCTGCGGCCGTTGACCGCTGCGTTCGCCCTCGTCGCCGCCCTCACCGCCCCCGCCGCGGCCGAAGCGGCCACCCAGTCCCCGTCGGCCGCCGCCCCCGCCTCCGACTGTGCCCTTCCCGGCCGCACCGGCTGGACCGACGAAGGGCACGACACCGACCCCCGGCAGTTCCAGCGCGCCACCGGCACCCGCAAGGTCCTCACCCTCTTCGTCGACTTCCCCGACGCCCCCGCCACCGAGTCCACCCGCCCCTACGCCGAACACCTCGCCCCCGCGGCCCGCTGGCTGAGGCAGGCCAGCCACGGCCACGTGCGCCTCGACGTCACCTCGCTGCACCGCTGGAACCGGATGCCCGCGGACTCCGCCTCGTACGGATTCGAGCGCGGTCTGACCTTCGAGGCACACGAGACGTACGTACGCGACGCCGTCACCGCCGCCGACCCGCACGTGGACTTCTCCCGCTACGACATGGTCCACATCGTCCCCACCAGAGCGGCCGCCGCCATCACCTTCTCCCCGACCTACCTCTTCGACCCGGGCACACCCGGCGTGCGAGCCGACGGCAGGCGCGTCAAATGGGGGGTCACCTTCGGTCAGGACCTGTGGCGCTGGGGGCACAGGGTCGCCGCCCACGAGACCGGGCACACCTTCGGACTGCCCGACCTCTACGCGTTCGCGGGCGACACCCACCGCCACACCGGCGGCTGGGACGTCATGGGCGACATCGCGGGCCGCGCGCCGCAGTTCCTCGGCTGGCACGCGTGGAAGCTCGGCTGGATCCGCGACGGCCAGGTGGCCTGCCTGCCCGGGCAGGGGCGGCGCACGGTGCGGCTGACAGCGGTGGAGCGCGGAGGGGGCACCCAGATCGCCGTCCTGCGCACCGGCGGGACGACGGCGTACGTCGCCGAGTCCCGCCGGGCCGAGGGCCATGACCGGACGGCCTGCTCCACCGGCGTCCTCATCTACCGGATCGACTCCGCCACCCCGACCGGCGAGGGTCCCGTGCGCGTCATGAACGCCGCGCCGTCCACGACCCCGCCGCCCGGCTGCGCACCGCTGGACATGGCCGCCCACGCCCCGGGCCAGACCTTCACCGACCCCGGCACCGGGGCGAAGATCACCGTGATCAGGCGCGGTGGGTCCGGTGACACCATCCGGCTCAGCAGGCCTTGA